From a single Bacteroidota bacterium genomic region:
- a CDS encoding EVE domain-containing protein, which translates to MNYWLVKSEPFKYSWQQFEKDGTAMWDGVRNYQARNHLRSMQKGDLVLFYHSNEDLAVMGIAKVTKTAYQDPTTEDENWVAVDLKPYKKLKHPVPLSAIKAEPKLKEIQMLKLNRLSVVSLRPEEFDLLLAMSEKK; encoded by the coding sequence ATGAACTACTGGCTGGTGAAGTCAGAACCCTTTAAATATTCCTGGCAGCAATTCGAGAAGGATGGTACTGCCATGTGGGATGGTGTCCGGAATTACCAGGCGCGTAATCACCTGCGAAGTATGCAGAAAGGCGATCTGGTTTTATTCTATCATAGCAATGAAGATCTGGCGGTAATGGGAATTGCAAAGGTGACCAAAACTGCCTACCAGGATCCTACTACAGAAGATGAAAACTGGGTTGCAGTAGATTTAAAGCCTTATAAAAAATTAAAACACCCCGTACCACTCTCAGCGATTAAAGCAGAACCCAAACTGAAAGAAATCCAAATGTTAAAACTAAACAGATTGTCAGTAGTATCGCTACGGCCGGAAGAATTTGATCTCTTACTCGCCATGAGCGAAAAAAAATAA